One window of the Thermoanaerobaculia bacterium genome contains the following:
- a CDS encoding DUF4115 domain-containing protein, producing MKIKYLDTVELYHYHEWVHQESDRVGTILKQSREAKGISLEDVARKSNIALRYLRAIEEHNFQLLPNEVFARAFIRQYARIVGLESEEAVELYRRERGTAERKGRAVSRNPVNQGFFWVFIVCTILVGIFGLVFLFQSLQNSGVETPENQTSIRPTEPEPEPATAKTVPVVEPTRIDLTFLRRCWITITLDGKKVFEGVKEPGDRLSYSLRESLAFRAGDGGAVQVERGGEPYPIQGRDGQPLDVTIGIEDMNVE from the coding sequence ATGAAAATCAAGTACCTTGACACAGTTGAATTATACCACTACCATGAATGGGTGCACCAGGAATCCGACCGCGTGGGGACGATCCTCAAACAATCCAGGGAGGCGAAAGGAATAAGCCTTGAGGATGTCGCCCGGAAATCAAATATCGCCCTGAGGTATCTCAGGGCCATTGAGGAACATAATTTCCAACTTCTCCCGAATGAAGTTTTTGCCAGGGCTTTTATTCGGCAATATGCCAGAATTGTAGGACTGGAAAGCGAAGAGGCCGTGGAGTTATATCGCAGGGAGCGGGGAACGGCGGAACGAAAGGGAAGGGCAGTGTCCCGAAACCCTGTAAATCAAGGTTTCTTCTGGGTATTTATTGTCTGCACGATACTTGTCGGAATCTTCGGCCTTGTCTTTCTTTTTCAATCCCTGCAGAATAGCGGGGTGGAAACTCCTGAAAATCAGACGTCCATCCGGCCAACCGAGCCTGAGCCTGAACCTGCCACGGCAAAGACTGTACCTGTGGTGGAACCCACCCGAATTGATCTCACGTTCCTGAGACGATGCTGGATTACCATTACGCTGGATGGGAAAAAGGTGTTTGAAGGTGTGAAGGAGCCGGGAGATCGCCTGAGCTACTCTCTGAGAGAATCGCTTGCCTTTCGAGCCGGTGATGGAGGCGCGGTTCAGGTGGAGCGAGGAGGGGAACCTTACCCCATTCAAGGAAGAGATGGACAGCCGCTGGATGTGACCATAGGAATCGAGGACATGAACGTTGAGTGA
- a CDS encoding Stp1/IreP family PP2C-type Ser/Thr phosphatase has protein sequence MTLKIETFGLTDTGMLRQNNEDSFLVEDDLNLYLVADGMGGHAAGEIASHLAVESIREFIQKSAEVSKPTWPFPTPKEFPLPWQRLMASIMAANGMIYRHSRENRNLAGMGTTVVAILLRDDEAIYAHVGDSRLYLLRNGQFYLKTEDHSWIQEQINAGSLTAEEALRHPLRNVITRALGGASVVSVDIASMSLEPGDLLLLCTDGLTTMLEDEMIASLLREGGSLQQQANRLIETANKMGGHDNTSVVLVRIRD, from the coding sequence GTGACCCTGAAAATCGAAACCTTCGGTTTGACGGATACAGGGATGCTCCGGCAGAATAACGAGGATTCCTTCCTGGTGGAGGATGATCTCAACCTTTACCTCGTTGCGGACGGAATGGGCGGTCATGCCGCCGGTGAAATTGCTTCTCATCTTGCTGTAGAGTCAATACGGGAGTTCATCCAGAAATCAGCTGAGGTCAGCAAACCTACGTGGCCCTTCCCGACACCGAAGGAATTTCCTCTACCCTGGCAACGGCTCATGGCTTCCATCATGGCTGCGAACGGGATGATTTACCGGCACTCCCGTGAGAACCGAAACCTGGCCGGGATGGGGACCACCGTCGTTGCCATACTTCTCAGGGATGATGAAGCGATCTATGCACATGTAGGGGACAGTCGCCTCTATCTTCTGAGAAATGGCCAATTCTATCTGAAAACTGAAGATCACTCCTGGATCCAGGAACAGATCAATGCTGGAAGCCTTACCGCGGAAGAAGCGCTCCGTCATCCACTCCGAAATGTAATCACCCGTGCCCTTGGGGGTGCCTCTGTTGTCTCTGTCGATATCGCCTCCATGTCCCTTGAACCGGGTGATCTTCTCCTTCTCTGCACGGATGGTCTTACCACCATGCTTGAGGATGAGATGATTGCATCCCTGCTTCGAGAGGGGGGGAGTCTCCAGCAACAGGCAAATCGCCTGATTGAAACGGCAAACAAGATGGGAGGCCATGACAACACATCGGTCGTGTTAGTCCGTATAAGGGATTGA